TTCAGATCAACAGGAGGGGTAGTGTCCAGCTCTACACTGAGTCGGTCCCCAAGCTGTTCCCTCAATAAATTGACTTCCTAAAGTAAAGAAGGGTAAAATGGTAACAATGTAGGCAGAGTTCATTGGTTCAGCAGCCATTCCATCGCAGCCGCACTTGTAATTAAGATAGCTGCTGGTGCTAAATATGCACCATGTCTTATTACAAAATTAAATTTCCTCTTCCAGGTGTTCAGAAATATGTGATTTTCTTTCACGCTGTAGTAATTCCAGATTTCACTATCTTAATTCCATCAAGTAGGATGGGAAAAATGATTCCTTGataataattcaaatttataaactACTTCGAAGTTTTTAAAGCACTCCTTCAgcattatctcagttgatctgcATGACAGCCCTGAaaggtaggtaatattattatccctattttattgaggaggaaactgaggccagagtggttacatggcttgcccagagtcacacagctataatTTGTCTGAAGTAGAATTAGAATCTTGATTCAAGTCCAGAATAGAAGATAAAGGCTGGCCTTGAATTAAGGGAacatctgagttcatatcttgtCTCCAATACTTGAATGACCATAAACAAGTCATAAAAAAActctccgagcctcagtttccccaactataaaacagggataataatagtatctgttgtgaggatcagctgagataatatttgtaaaacacttggcaAACATTAGAACCATATGTAAATGCttgttactagagagagaagtagCCATGGCCAGTCGTGTTATGACCCCTCTGGGTCTACACAGGGTGTTATCATTATAGCCACAGAAATGAAATGGCAGGATTTAGCTGGATATTTAAAGTGCTTGCCTCATTTTACTTTTATCAGTTAGTTTCTGTGTGTGCTCATCATATATTTTGTGACACGAAATTCATCACTTTAGTTTGGCCACTAGTTCCACTTGGcctgcccctcctcctcctcccctctcccttcccccatcagtCTCCTTACTTCATCATGATTTTTCCTGAGACAGAGCAGATCCTCCTTCAAAGATTCCACGTGTGCCTCTAGGTCACGTTTGCATAGGGTCAAATCATCTAAGATTTTTTGGAGACCACTGATGTCAGCCTCTACTAGCTGGCGAAAAGACAGTTCAGTCTCATACCTTTAATCACAAGAGAGaaacttaatttcattttgttttttttttcttcatgatgtGACCTAGTCAAAAGCACAAAGGTAAGGGGGCAGAGATAGGACTGAAATCCTATGACTCCAAATGTGGAATCAGGGTTTGGGTAACTTAGCACATAGATACACATctaatatatgtcagaggtagaatagattctcctgacttcaaggctggcCTTTATCTATGCTGGTCTTCTGTGCAGGCAGACCCAGGTATCTGGGCCTGGACAACTTCAGACCCTTCctagcttcatgaccctgggcaaggcacttaacaaaGTCACAAAAAACcctctgtttgcatcagtttcctcaactgtaaaatgggataaaaacCCTACCTGGGAGGACTATTGTGAGgactgaaggaaataatatattTGGGAAGTActgagcacagttcctggcacatcctaggtgttctataaatgcttattccctcctttccccttccctgtccCATGTCACCAGACTTACTTTGATCTAAAGTCATCCGCTGCCAATTTGAAGTTGTCAATCTGAACAGTTAATCTAGAATTCTCTGCCTTGGTACACAAGATCTGAAAAACAAGAGATGAAATAGTAGAAAGGATCTGAAAAGAGTTCTAACATCCATTCTTTTAAAAACCATCAGATATTTTGTAGGGGCGGGGTGATATAtatggaaggaggggaagggatgtgGCTGTTTGAGTGTTTTTGGATAATTATATCATGTCCCTCCCCTCCAAAATcacttaaatataaaaaaaaagccaGGAGATTGTATTTCTtcacatttatttctgtttttaaattcactttattctctctcaaaaaagaaagaactgagaatttgGAGACCAACTAAGGAGGTAGAAAACATTTCATTTACTTAACTACTTTGCTATATTTGTACAACAAACCCATTGTCTCATTATAATAACCCAACAGCAGTAAAACAtaggttatttttctttctagaaaggattttaaaaattaatagctAAATCTTAAAAGAATGGCATTCTTTCATAATTTCCATGACTGTAAATTTTATAcctctgagaaaaaagaaattctattcatAGAATCCTAAATTTAGAGCAAGAATAAGCCTTAAGAGGCTATCAAgtgcaaccctctcattttacagatgaggaaactgaggcacagaggagttAATTGAtttaccaagggtcacatagctagttaagtgtctgaggtgggcaattaactcaggttttcctgaggtCAAGTCCAAGATTCTAAGTAGCAGTAGTAACAGTAATAATCGTAGTATAatgtacatagcactttaaagtttgcaaagctctttacctTATTACCTTGTTTGATCTTCCGTACAATATACTAATAATATTCCAGATTTCACTTTTAGGTAATATTTTTATAACTCTCTTCCACACCATCCTCATCTCTTTCCATTAATACAGTGGTCCCATAATACATCACCATATCCAGTAAGATGGGGGGCAAGGGCTAGGGAAGAAGAATTGGCTAACAGACCTTTTGTTGGAGATTTTCAATTGTGTTGAAGTAACACTGGTAGTCTGGACACACGAGAGGGACTTCTAGTTCACACTGCTCACGGATTTTGCACTCCAGAGCTTCATTCTCTTGCTCCAGGCCTCGAACCCTCTCCAGGTAGCAGGCCAGGCGATCATTCAGAAATTGCATGGTCTCCTTCTCATTGCAGTTGAAGGCTCCTTCCTCACACCAACCACAGCTACCCACAAAGTAAGGGCTGCTACAGCTCCCAGGTATGTAGCAAGTTGGTAGGCGACTTGTGGGCCGACAGGACCTGGCGATGAAGGTTGGGGTTTGGCATCTGGATGCTACCCCAGTACTGGGGAGACAGGGAATCTCAGTAGAACAGGTTGAAACAGAGGGACAGTCTGATGCCTCTGAACAGGACTCAGGAGTATCACTTTTGGGGGCACATTCAGAAGTCATAGTATCGGAAGGGAAGGGCAAGGATTGTCTGCTAGACTCAAGGTACCCACACttagtcttttccttcctcattggGATTTTTATAGAGCCTCTCCAGGGCTGTTGACAGAATGCTCAGGATGTTTGCTTAAGCCCTGTTTATGCTAGTTTTCAAAAGAACGTTTCATTAGTCTGTTGTGTATTTACAATGGAAGAGTTCCTTGTCTCATTAACAAGGTCAAGTTCATGTTGCTTTAATAAAACCTATCAGAGAGTCCATGTGACAGTAGGACAATAAAATCAAGCTCTTAGATATgtgaaaaaaaagtgttttatactGAGGTGTATGTCATTGACATCTAGATTTGAACTAGAAAGTTTTGGAagcaaaaattcattattttatttagaataaaatacaaaatatttatccTGGTATTTAAGGTTCTGAAAAATCTtgctccagtctacctttccaggcttatttgcATATTACTCCCTTTCATTTATTCTATCCTCCAGATAAATTTGGCCAGCCTGGTGCTCTCCAAATAAGCCACTCCAGCTCCCATTGCCGTGTCTTTGTACATAGTTCCCCTTATAGCTAGTGTGCCACctccatgagacctttcctgatccttacCACCTTCAGTACCCTCTTCTCCTGATATTAACTTTCTTCATATTCACTTTTCTATGTACatatttctccccactcccctcctccccttcaatATAATCttcttgattatttttgttttgttttttgtttttgtattgctAGACCATGCTTGGCATATAgtggtcacttaataaatgcttgttaattgatgaaTGAATGCCTGAATGAATGACATGCTTGTTATAGATAATCACGCTAGGAATTCCAGGGATTAAAGCTTCAAAAatgtgggaaaggaagagaaaaacctTGGTCAGCAAACAATCAGGGGCTCTAATTTCTTACAAATAGGAGATGGAGGACATGGTTGTATACACTACAATCTTCTGTGTCTGTCTTAAACGACAATGAAATGACAAACATGCATGTTGATGAAGATTTGCAGAAGAATCTTCCAGATTATTATCATTTTTGCTGAGTCTTCCCATCtgtcaactataaaataaattttaatgtgAGTAGAAATCCTTTTAATAGCCTCCCATCCTCGGGGAAGAGCAGACATGCTTAAGGAATGAGGTGTGCTGAGGTGTGCTTGGCTTAGGAAGCATCTCTTTGTGAGATTGGCCTATCACACTCTGTGTTTGATCTGGAAGGTCAAATTGCGTCGTGGATGGATACTTCCTAGGTTGCTGACAGGTCACTTTCAATACAAGTCGTGGCACAAACAGATGGTCAGGAATTTTACTTTAGTCTGCTGATTTGCCCAGACTAAGCATTTTGCTTTAATTCTCCACATTCCCATTGTCTCACAAAATCAAAGGATATCAGAGTTGGGAGAGTCCTCAAAGACCATTTGGTCAGACAAGGGCTGcacatgaggacctagagagccacaccTAGaatcaaggcctcaggttccccaccccttgatTCGGTCTAATCTGCATCTGAATTAGAATCACCTCTGTATCACACTGTGGCCTCATTCTGATGTTCTTTATTATGGAGCAGGGCAGGGGAccccatgctttttttttttttgtctttgatttcctAGAATTTTGAACACAAAAGACAtttcatgtttgttgatttatttctGAATCAGTTCAGAAAATGAATTCCTTTTTTGAGAGCCTTTTGAACTCAAGCAGGATTTTGTTATGATGAAACTATTCCATAATGCCATCAGAGCTATTATGGCTGAATCTGTTTTCTGGTATTTACATAACTCCATTGGCTAGGGCCCACTTTGGATACCGACAAAATGGGAATAAACATTATGTAATGCAGGGGGTGTGAAGGGGACAGAAAAGGCCAGTGGAAGTTCTGCCTTTTAAGCTTGTATATCACTCTGCTTATTGCACCCCCACAATTGCTTGGGGATCCTGTGATGAAATAAAATGGAGGCACTCAGCTTGCCACTCTAGAATGTGCTTAGGTGTTCTCTGACTAT
The DNA window shown above is from Notamacropus eugenii isolate mMacEug1 chromosome 2, mMacEug1.pri_v2, whole genome shotgun sequence and carries:
- the LOC140524006 gene encoding keratin, type I cytoskeletal 40-like, with amino-acid sequence MTSECAPKSDTPESCSEASDCPSVSTCSTEIPCLPSTGVASRCQTPTFIARSCRPTSRLPTCYIPGSCSSPYFVGSCGWCEEGAFNCNEKETMQFLNDRLACYLERVRGLEQENEALECKIREQCELEVPLVCPDYQCYFNTIENLQQKILCTKAENSRLTVQIDNFKLAADDFRSKYETELSFRQLVEADISGLQKILDDLTLCKRDLEAHVESLKEDLLCLRKNHDEEVNLLREQLGDRLSVELDTTPPVDLNKVLDDMRCQYEAVVADNRRDVEQWFTLQTEELNQQQLASSEELQCCQSEILELKRRANALDIELQAQHGLIESLECTKTETETQYGTQLAQMQCLIDNVESQLADIRCDLERQNEEYQVLLDTKALLECEIATYQSLLESEDCKLPCHPCSSSSTSGNTCEPCTACLICTVEGCRV